The proteins below come from a single Dinghuibacter silviterrae genomic window:
- a CDS encoding carbon-nitrogen hydrolase produces the protein MAKVNVGLVQMSCTADKAENLKKAEDKIREAARKGAQIVCLQELFTSLYFCDVEDYENFKLAEPIPGPSTDALSKVAAEEGVVVIASLFEARAKGIYHNTTAVIDADGTYLGKYRKMHIPDDPAYYEKFYFTPGDLGYKVWKTKFGTLGVLICWDQWYPEAARITSLMGAEILFYPTAIGWATSQDEATNIEQYNAWQTIQRGHAVANGVHVVGVNRVGFEQDGAMKFWGGSFVSNPFGTLLYKASHDEEEVAVVLIDTEATDKYRTHWPFMRDRRIDSYEPILKRYID, from the coding sequence ATGGCAAAAGTAAACGTAGGCCTGGTGCAGATGAGCTGCACCGCCGACAAGGCTGAAAATCTGAAAAAAGCGGAAGATAAGATCCGCGAGGCCGCCCGGAAGGGGGCGCAGATCGTCTGTCTGCAGGAGCTGTTCACGTCGCTCTATTTCTGTGATGTGGAGGACTACGAGAACTTCAAGCTCGCCGAACCGATTCCCGGGCCTTCGACCGATGCATTGAGCAAAGTCGCCGCGGAAGAAGGCGTCGTGGTCATCGCTTCCCTTTTCGAAGCACGCGCCAAAGGGATCTACCACAACACCACCGCGGTCATCGACGCGGACGGGACGTACCTGGGCAAATACCGGAAGATGCACATCCCGGATGATCCGGCGTACTACGAGAAATTCTACTTCACACCGGGCGACCTGGGGTATAAAGTCTGGAAAACGAAGTTCGGCACCCTTGGCGTGTTGATCTGCTGGGACCAGTGGTACCCGGAAGCCGCGCGGATCACGTCGCTCATGGGCGCAGAGATCCTTTTCTATCCCACGGCCATCGGCTGGGCGACCTCCCAGGACGAGGCGACCAACATAGAGCAATACAACGCCTGGCAAACGATCCAGCGCGGCCACGCCGTGGCCAACGGGGTGCACGTGGTGGGCGTCAACCGGGTTGGCTTCGAACAGGACGGGGCCATGAAATTCTGGGGCGGTTCTTTCGTTTCCAATCCGTTCGGGACCCTGCTCTACAAGGCTTCCCATGACGAAGAGGAAGTGGCCGTCGTCCTCATCGACACCGAGGCCACCGACAAATACCGCACGCACTGGCCCTTTATGCGGGACCGGCGCATCGATTCCTACGAACCCATTCTCAAACGTTATATAGACTAG
- a CDS encoding agmatine deiminase family protein — translation MGIIQFKPKVPAEDMFSKAMDDLAREGANVTAPADPLSQLAPAPVSMTPGQAVATTAAPGSTPREQGYFFPAEFAPHRATWLSWPHKEASWPGKIEAIYPRYAEFVRTLALGEEVCINVNDDVMKAAATNWLLKAGADVNRIHFYLHPTNDAWCRDHGPAFLLNRDPAKGKAILDWGYNAWGGKYPPFDLDDNIPTLVGQALGLPVFYPGIVMEGGSVEFNGAGTVLTSTCCLLNPNRNPNLDQATIERFLCDFYGMEQVLWVSEGIVGDDTDGHIDDTVRFVNEDTVLTVVESNKNDENYALLQTNLRELKAMRLANGKPLNIVELPMPAPVVYEDQRLPASYANFYIANKHVIVPTYRCAADDRALRIIQECFPSREVVGIDSTDIIWGLGSFHCLSQQEPA, via the coding sequence ATGGGCATCATCCAGTTCAAACCGAAGGTTCCCGCAGAGGACATGTTTAGCAAGGCGATGGACGACCTTGCGCGCGAAGGCGCCAACGTAACGGCCCCCGCCGACCCTCTGTCGCAATTGGCCCCGGCCCCCGTCAGCATGACCCCGGGTCAGGCGGTGGCCACCACGGCCGCACCGGGATCCACGCCCCGCGAGCAAGGCTACTTTTTCCCCGCCGAATTTGCCCCCCACCGCGCCACTTGGTTGAGCTGGCCGCATAAGGAAGCCTCCTGGCCGGGCAAGATCGAGGCCATCTATCCGCGATACGCGGAATTCGTCCGCACGCTGGCACTGGGCGAGGAAGTCTGCATCAACGTCAACGATGACGTCATGAAGGCCGCTGCCACGAACTGGCTTCTCAAAGCGGGCGCGGATGTGAATCGCATACATTTTTACCTCCACCCCACCAACGACGCCTGGTGCCGCGACCACGGCCCTGCGTTCCTGTTGAACCGCGACCCCGCCAAAGGGAAGGCCATCCTGGACTGGGGCTACAACGCCTGGGGTGGTAAATACCCTCCCTTCGACTTAGACGACAACATCCCCACGCTTGTGGGCCAGGCCCTGGGTCTTCCGGTCTTTTACCCCGGGATCGTCATGGAAGGCGGCTCCGTGGAATTCAACGGCGCCGGGACGGTGCTCACCTCCACCTGTTGTCTGCTCAACCCCAACCGTAATCCGAACCTGGATCAAGCCACCATCGAACGCTTTTTGTGCGACTTCTACGGCATGGAACAGGTGCTTTGGGTCTCCGAAGGGATCGTGGGCGACGACACCGACGGGCACATCGACGATACCGTCCGCTTTGTCAACGAAGACACGGTGCTGACCGTCGTGGAATCCAACAAAAACGACGAGAACTACGCGTTGCTTCAGACCAACCTCCGCGAACTGAAGGCCATGCGCCTGGCGAACGGGAAACCCCTCAACATCGTCGAGCTGCCGATGCCGGCGCCGGTCGTGTACGAGGACCAGCGGTTGCCGGCGTCTTATGCCAACTTCTATATCGCCAATAAACACGTCATCGTCCCGACGTACCGCTGCGCGGCGGATGACCGGGCTTTGAGGATTATCCAGGAATGTTTCCCGTCCCGCGAGGTCGTAGGGATCGATTCCACCGACATTATCTGGGGGCTCGGGAGCTTTCATTGTTTGAGTCAGCAAGAACCGGCGTAA
- a CDS encoding acyl-CoA dehydrogenase yields the protein MLFQLSEEHLMIRKAARDFAQQECLPGVIERDEKAQFPKEQIKKLGELGFMGMMVDPAYGGSGMDTISYVLAMEEISKVEASVSVCMSVNNSLVCWGLEKYGTEAQKQKYLVPLAKGEVIGAFLLSEPEAGSDATSQRTVAEDKGDHYLVSGTKNWITNGASASIYLVMAQTHASKGSHGINALIIERDTPGVTVGAKENKMGIRASDTCSILFTDVRVPKENRIGDDGFGFSFAMKTLAGGRIGIASQALGIASGAYERALAYAKERKAFGTEIMNHQAIAFKLADMATRIEASRLLIFKAAWEKDQGLDYTASSSMAKVYASETAMWVTTEAVQVHGGYGYVKEYHVERMMRDAKITQIYEGTSEVQRIVISRSILK from the coding sequence ATGCTATTCCAACTCTCAGAAGAACATTTGATGATCCGGAAAGCCGCCAGGGATTTTGCCCAACAGGAATGTTTGCCGGGCGTTATCGAACGGGACGAAAAAGCACAATTTCCAAAGGAACAGATAAAAAAGCTCGGTGAGCTGGGCTTTATGGGAATGATGGTCGACCCGGCGTACGGTGGATCGGGTATGGATACCATCAGCTATGTCCTGGCCATGGAAGAGATCTCCAAGGTGGAGGCCAGCGTCAGCGTCTGCATGTCCGTCAACAATAGCCTGGTGTGTTGGGGGCTCGAAAAATATGGGACCGAAGCCCAGAAACAAAAATACCTGGTCCCCCTGGCCAAGGGGGAGGTCATCGGCGCCTTTTTGCTGAGTGAGCCCGAGGCGGGGAGCGACGCGACGTCCCAGCGCACCGTTGCCGAAGACAAGGGGGACCACTATTTGGTGAGCGGCACCAAGAACTGGATCACCAACGGCGCCAGCGCTTCTATCTATCTCGTCATGGCCCAGACGCATGCCTCAAAGGGCAGCCATGGGATCAACGCCCTGATCATAGAAAGGGATACCCCCGGGGTCACCGTGGGGGCCAAGGAAAATAAAATGGGCATCCGCGCCAGCGATACCTGCTCCATCCTTTTTACCGACGTCCGGGTGCCGAAAGAAAACCGGATCGGGGACGACGGATTTGGTTTTTCTTTTGCCATGAAAACCCTGGCGGGGGGACGCATCGGGATCGCGAGCCAGGCCCTCGGCATCGCGAGTGGCGCGTATGAACGTGCGCTGGCGTATGCCAAGGAACGCAAGGCCTTTGGCACCGAAATCATGAACCACCAGGCCATCGCCTTCAAGCTGGCCGATATGGCCACGCGCATCGAGGCGTCCCGGCTGCTCATCTTTAAAGCCGCCTGGGAAAAGGACCAGGGGCTCGATTATACCGCCAGCAGCTCGATGGCCAAGGTCTATGCGTCGGAGACGGCGATGTGGGTGACCACGGAGGCCGTACAGGTCCACGGCGGCTACGGTTATGTCAAAGAGTATCACGTCGAACGCATGATGAGGGACGCGAAAATCACCCAGATCTACGAGGGTACGAGCGAAGTCCAAAGGATTGTCATCAGCCGGTCGATTCTGAAATAA
- a CDS encoding YggS family pyridoxal phosphate-dependent enzyme, with protein MIQMDAFRALRAELPAGVTLVAVSKTKPVEDIQALYDLGQRDFGENYVQELLEKQPLLPGDIRWHFIGHLQSNKVKYIAPFVYLIHGVDSLSLLKEIHKQGAKHDRVIDCLLQVHIAAEETKFGFDRDELAPALDHAFANARLRGLMGMASNSLDRMLVREEFLGLAELYRQYRRPDWDTLSMGMSADYGIAVECGSTMVRIGSLLFGSR; from the coding sequence ATGATACAAATGGACGCGTTCCGGGCGCTGCGCGCGGAGCTACCCGCCGGTGTCACGCTGGTGGCGGTTTCCAAGACAAAACCCGTGGAGGATATCCAGGCCTTGTATGACCTGGGCCAAAGGGATTTTGGGGAAAACTATGTGCAGGAACTCCTCGAAAAACAACCCCTCCTGCCGGGGGACATCCGCTGGCACTTTATTGGCCACCTGCAATCCAACAAGGTCAAGTACATCGCCCCTTTCGTGTACCTTATCCACGGGGTGGACAGCCTTTCACTGCTAAAGGAGATCCACAAACAAGGGGCGAAACACGATCGGGTGATCGACTGTTTGCTCCAGGTGCACATTGCCGCGGAGGAGACCAAGTTCGGCTTCGACCGGGACGAGCTCGCGCCCGCGCTGGACCACGCTTTTGCAAACGCGCGGCTCCGCGGCCTGATGGGGATGGCGTCCAACAGCCTCGACCGGATGCTCGTCCGGGAGGAGTTCCTGGGGCTGGCGGAGCTATACCGGCAGTATCGCCGCCCCGATTGGGACACGTTGTCCATGGGTATGAGCGCAGACTACGGGATCGCTGTCGAGTGTGGGTCCACCATGGTGCGGATCGGAAGCCTGCTGTTCGGCAGCCGTTAG